The genomic window TTTAATATGTTCTACAGTAGCCTTCTCTATTTCAAGCCACTGCGAAGCAATCGATTCAAACATTTGAACCGAGCCTGTTGTGTAAAATTTATACTCTGTTTCTTTATTGTCTCGACTATCTACAGCTAAATTAAAGTAATCCAAAATAGTACTTACTTCATTGACTGTCTCTGCACCTGAATCAATTAACTTAACCTTATCCCCCATTACATTTTGAATAATAGGTCGTAACAAAGGGTAATGTGTACATCCCAAAATTAACGTGTCTAAGTTCATGTTTTTTAAAGGACGTAAAGTTTCGGCGATAACTTTTTTTGCAATCGCATTATTGTATGCGTTACTTTCTACTAACGGAACAAATTTTGGACAAGCTAAACTCGTAACGATTGATTTAGTATCCTTAGAATGAATCATTTTTTTGTATTGATCACTTTTAATGGTCCCTTCTGTCCCAATAATACCAATACGATTGTTTCGAGTACTTTTTATGGCTGATCGACTACCTGGCAAAATAACTCCTATCACAGGAATCGCTAATTTTCTTTTAATATCTTCTAAAGCTGCTGCAGTTGCTGTATTGCAAGCAATCACTAACATCTTGATATCTTTACTTAATAAAAATTGCGTCATTTGCCAAGTGAATGCTAAAATTTGCTCTTCTGGTCTAGGACCATAAGGGCACCTTGCAGTATCTCCGACATAATAAATAGATTCATTCGGTAATTGTCGGATAGCTTCTTTAACCACTGTTAATCCACCTACTCCTGAATCAATAAAGCCTATTGCTTGTTTTTTCATGTTTTAACAACCTTTTTATAAAGTCAATTTACTTGTTAGCTCTATCTTCTCTTTTTTTCATCAATAATTCAAGTCTTATCAGCAAAAAAAGATAGGTTTCTATCCTATTGCACGCTATAATAGAATGGTATAAACTGCGAGGTGAAAAAGAATGACTAAACAAAAAACAACCATTGACTTAAATATATTTGAAGAAAATAGTCCTTTATTGGGACAAACATTATTACGTGATGTTTTAATACCTAATTTATTAGGAAATGAAACAAATGAAATTTTATATTGGGCTGGAAAAGAGCTAGCAAGGCAATACCCTCTTTCTTGTATAGAAGATACCATTCTTTTTTTTGAAAAAGCAAGTTTTGGTACTCTTGTGTTGAGTAAACACAGTGACCACAACATTATCTATCGACTAATAGGTGCTCATGTCGAAAAGCGTATAAAAAATGTTGAAAGTGTTTCTTTTAATTTAGAAGCTGGATTTTTAGCTGAACAAATTCAACAACAAGAAATGAAATATACTGAAGCTTTTTTTGAAATTGATACTAGAAAACGTACGGTTACGATTACGTTAAAGCAAGATACAAAAGATTTAGAACCAATTGAACAAGCGAATCCATTTTTTACTTTAACTAGAAAAGATGATTTATTAGATAAATAAGTCTTTTTAATAAAAGACAATAAAGATGACACTTTACTTACTAGATTTTGTATCTGCTAATATTAAGATAAGCGAAACACCTTTATTTTTTAAAAAATCACTTTTTATTCTTTGAATAATCTCATAAAATAAATTAAGTATTAATGTTGGTAAAGTCGGGTTGTGTTTATTCGTCCCCTAATTTATCAATTTTTTTTATTCTAATATTATAAAGCAAACAATTCTTCGTAGAGTTTTATTTTCTTAAATTAGTGTAGATAATCGCTTTTGAAATTCTTATGAACTATCTTTCAGCTTTACAGCTTCCCCTCTTGAGAGGAGGGTGTTTTTTTACTACTTGTTCCTATCAAGCGTATGAGTAAAACGAGGTATCGAAACAATCTCGATACCTCGTTTTCAATTACTTTTTGTTTAAATACTCTATTTCTATCTTAGGAACACTTTTTTTCAATTCTATAACAAAAGCTACTTTATCTTTAGGTGATAATTTAATTGTTTTCATTCCTACTTTTGTT from Carnobacterium iners includes these protein-coding regions:
- the racE gene encoding glutamate racemase; its protein translation is MKKQAIGFIDSGVGGLTVVKEAIRQLPNESIYYVGDTARCPYGPRPEEQILAFTWQMTQFLLSKDIKMLVIACNTATAAALEDIKRKLAIPVIGVILPGSRSAIKSTRNNRIGIIGTEGTIKSDQYKKMIHSKDTKSIVTSLACPKFVPLVESNAYNNAIAKKVIAETLRPLKNMNLDTLILGCTHYPLLRPIIQNVMGDKVKLIDSGAETVNEVSTILDYFNLAVDSRDNKETEYKFYTTGSVQMFESIASQWLEIEKATVEHIKLGL
- a CDS encoding YslB family protein, which produces MTKQKTTIDLNIFEENSPLLGQTLLRDVLIPNLLGNETNEILYWAGKELARQYPLSCIEDTILFFEKASFGTLVLSKHSDHNIIYRLIGAHVEKRIKNVESVSFNLEAGFLAEQIQQQEMKYTEAFFEIDTRKRTVTITLKQDTKDLEPIEQANPFFTLTRKDDLLDK